TCAAGTCAAGGCAAGCAGGTCGCAGGCCGTCGTCACAATTGCACGTTGGACCAGAACTGTTCGTAACTGTGGGAGTAAATTTCGATTACGTTGCCGAATGGATCTTCGCAGAAGCAGATCTTCCTGCCACTTGAAGGTGCAAGTTCAAGTATGCCCGTTCGTTGCCTTCCGCCGGAACTCGCAATCCTTTGCGCCAGTTTTTCAATATCTGGCTCCGTCACCGCGATATGGTAAAACCCCGTTTTCCAGTATTCAAAATTGTTCTCCCTGCGTACTCCTTTCGGTTCAA
The sequence above is drawn from the Nitrososphaera viennensis EN76 genome and encodes:
- a CDS encoding VOC family protein, translating into MPRAFNHVAISVTDMDVAVAWYRDVMDMTVLLGPVEISASSATTDPALVNVVKNVFGPNIGKFKLCHLSSANGVGVELFQFIEPKGVRRENNFEYWKTGFYHIAVTEPDIEKLAQRIASSGGRQRTGILELAPSSGRKICFCEDPFGNVIEIYSHSYEQFWSNVQL